One Lucilia cuprina isolate Lc7/37 chromosome 4, ASM2204524v1, whole genome shotgun sequence DNA segment encodes these proteins:
- the LOC111683857 gene encoding protein unc-50 homolog, whose translation MKQTTSPTPSVVSSYTASRGQSPLPPPANARKDCLSATTKSYKYLRRLLKFNQMDFEFALWQMIYLFIAPQKVYRNFNYRKQTKSQFARDDPAFLVLLVVCLCVTSLGFAWVLGLNIWQSISFIFYVVFVDCIFAGIVVATFLWLVTNRYLRTSNLEPDIEWGYSFDVHLNAFFPPLMLLHFLQLFFYNWLISQPWFISRLLGNTFWLLGLSYYVYISFLGYNCIPHLKNTRLILIPLPIIFLLYLITLIISWNVTISFMDFYKYRVY comes from the exons ATGAAACAAACGACTTCACCCACACCCTCGGTGGTGTCCAGTTATACAGCGTCTCGAGGTCAATCACCATTGCCACCACCAGCCAATGCTCGCAAAGATTGTCTTTCAGCCACCACAAAAAGCTACAAATATCTAAGACGTCTATTAAAGTTTAATCAAATGGACTTTGAGTTTGCTCTGTGGCAAATGATCTATTTGTTTATAGCACCACAAAAAGTTTATAGGaattttaattatagaaaac AAACAAAATCACAATTTGCTAGAGATGACCCTGCCTTTTTAGTATTGTTAGTTGTATGCTTATGTG TAACCTCGTTAGGCTTTGCCTGGGTTTTGGGCTTAAACATCTGGCAAAGTATATCGTTTATATTCTATGTGGTTTTTGTCGATTGCATATTTGCCGGCATTGTGGTGGCCACTTTTCTTTGGTTGGTTACGAATCGCTATTTGAGAACGAGTAATCTGGAGCCCGATATTGAGTGGGGTTATTCCTTTGATGTGCATTTGAATGCCTTCTTCCCGCCCTTAATGCTGTTACATTTCCTGCAGCTATTCTTCTACAATTGGTTGATCAGTCAGCCCTGGTTTATTTCACGTCTATTGGGTAATACGTTCTGGTTGTTGGGTTTGAGCTATTATGTTTACATCTCATTTTTGGGTTAcaatt GTATACCCCATCTTAAGAATACACGTTTAATTCTCATTCCTTTGcccattatatttttattatatttaatcacTTTAATTATTAGTTGGAATGTAACTATATCCTTTATGGATTTCTATAAGTATCGTgtgtattag
- the LOC111683856 gene encoding 39S ribosomal protein L19, mitochondrial, translated as MLTPARLINPQLLKPTTFKRIVTFSTKPQPKEQFTGNTTKSSTTNLNTPEHRKPIAPPTYRFIYPEFLPDPKVEWRNPVREKLERLDMIDRRTQIEIPEFYVGSIMAVTSTDPHAAGKVSRFVGICILRERCGLRARFILRNVIDEQGVEVMYEMYDPSIQKIEVLRLEKRLDDHLLYLRDALPEYSTFDVNMEPEIIEEGTAVPINDVQVRLRPRPWLERWERQNLKGVSNIDEYINEKNRRKALAHEKPWEKYDLMKQYRATIPEDEQKEIFAEVYSQLHQMELQRKKNKRKRSFVKPTKLA; from the exons atgttaacGCCGGCCCGTTTAATAAACCCACAACTGTTGAAACcaacaacatttaaaagaattg TCACGTTCTCTACGAAACCCCAACCAAAGGAACAATTTACCGGTAATACTACAAAATCTTCAACAACAAACCTAAATACACCTGAGCATAGAAAGCCCATTGCACCGCCTACTTATCGTTTTATATATCCTGAATTTCTGCCCGATCCCAAAGTAGAATGGCGTAATCCGGTTAGAGAAAAACTGGAAAGACTGGATATGATCGATAGACGTACCCAAATAGAAATACCCGAATTCTATGTTGGTTCCATAATGGCTGTGACTAGCACAGATCCTCATGCGGCCGGCAAAGTTAGTCGTTTTGTAG GCATTTGTATATTGCGTGAACGTTGTGGCCTCAGAGCTCGTTTCATTTTACGTAATGTCATTGACGAACAAGGCGTTGAAGTTATGTATGAAATGTATGATccttctatacaaaaaattgaAGTATTACGCTTGGAAAAACGTCTAGATGATCATTTACTGTATTTACGCGATGCTTTACCCGAATACAGCACCTTCGATGTTAATATGGAACCTGAAATAATAGAAGAAGGTACCGCTGTACCCATTAATGATGTGCAAGTACGTTTGCGTCCTCGTCCCTGGTTGGAAAGATGGGAAAGACAAAATCTTAAGGGAGTTTCAAATATCGACGAATATATTAATGAAAAGAATAGACGCAAAGCATTGGCACATGAGAAACCTTGGGAGAAATACGACTTAATGAAACAATATAGAGCCACTATACCAGAGGATGAGCAAAAGGAAATATTTGCTGAAGTTTACTCACAGTTGCATCAAATGGAACTGCAGCGCAAGAAGAACAAACGTAAGAGGTCTTTTGTTAAGCCAACAAAATTAGCTTAA
- the LOC111683859 gene encoding vacuolar protein sorting-associated protein 37B, protein MYQEYLNQLQHSINPLSTDELKDLLNNDEKLDEKIDAVLEILKAQKDSLFTENRSKAERNIEKEPLIIELKGKVAELNEEGKQCCEAVQEKLALIKEKSGGVSQETALALLQTAAAESEENSEAIVKKFTDNEITVEAFLEEFLPARKVMHLRKLKAEKMQELMRRQAQTGPNPAARNMPGIGPAYSNIPSSGFYPAPRPPYGSGSGVPYPMGPMMPMPPPRPY, encoded by the coding sequence ATGTATCAggaatatttaaatcaattacAACACTCCATAAACCCCTTATCCACAGATGAACTAAAAGATCTACTAAACAACGATGAAAAACTCGATGAAAAGATTGACGcagttttggaaattttaaaggCCCAAAAAGACAGTCTGTTCACAGAAAATCGTTCGAAAGCGGAACGTAATATAGAAAAGGAACCACTTATAATTGAATTAAAGGGAAAAGTTGCTGAACTTAATGAGGAAGGCAAACAATGTTGTGAAGCGGTACAGGAAAAATTAGCCCTTATAAAGGAGAAATCGGGTGGTGTAAGTCAAGAAACTGCCTTGGCACTGCTACAGACGGCAGCCGCTGAAAGTGAAGAGAACTCTGAGGCTATAGTTAAAAAATTCACAGACAACGAAATCACTGTTGAAGCTTTTCTGGAAGAATTCTTGCCCGCACGCAAGGTAATGCATTTACGCAAACTAAAGGCTGAGAAAATGCAAGAACTAATGAGACGTCAAGCTCAAACTGGACCAAATCCAGCAGCACGTAATATGCCCGGTATTGGACCAGCCTATAGTAACATACCATCAAGTGGTTTTTATCCAGCACCTCGTCCACCTTACGGCAGCGGTAGTGGTGTACCATATCCTATGGGACCCATGATGCCAATGCCACCACCACGCCCTTATTAA
- the LOC111683860 gene encoding protein KRTCAP2 homolog — protein MIEKPVHPKAHLGSAIISCILSLVIYGTLRFYAEWFTSTQLTTIFGGFVSSWLFLFSLTSLSNVEMLVFGDDFASKCIPEILICLIMSVLAAGVVHRVCATTCILFSILALYFVDRISNDCYHKSTIAPEAIHPRKGGGKKNK, from the exons atgatTGAAA AACCAGTTCACCCAAAAGCCCATCTTGGTAGCGCCATAATATCTTGCATTCTAAGTTTAGTTATTTACGGCACTCTACGCTTCTATGCCGAATGGTTTACATCCACTCAATTGACTACAATATTTGGTGGTTTTGTTAGCTCTtggctttttttatttagtttaaccTCTTTGTCGAATGTAGAAATGTTAGTGTTTGGTGATGATTTTGCCTCAAAATGTATACCCGAaatactaatatgtttaataatgTCTGTCCTGGCAGCTGGTGTAGTACATCGAGTGTGTGCTACCACCTG cattttattttcaattttggcCTTATACTTTGTGGATCGTATTTCCAATGATTGTTATCATAAGTCTACCATTGCTCCGGAGGCTATACATCCACGCAAAGGTGGCggcaagaaaaataaataa